A section of the Candidatus Saccharimonadales bacterium genome encodes:
- a CDS encoding glycosyltransferase: MNAETLQMGWWGLLLFALLVQLIMLPLEVFWLRHRALGAFVAAIYFSMVPLTFILDYPVLASVLMAAPLLYLMANALRWSLGRFNEHYQRHSVLRSAVWLTLVALLLSIYVDYLDHRIWQDTIATVLLLNLAVSLYVLYRATWVDRHYYTGIIKPSYRLAKLPAVTLAIPARNETDTLEDNLKGAISSDYPKLEILVLDDCSQDRTARVIRSFAHQGVRFVKGEAPAEGWLGKNKACELLAKEASGDIIIFAGVDTHLGPVTVSQLVTYMARTKADMISVLPRRRRLDFLPIFLQPLRDFWQVMIPLRTGQVPVASQCWMIKSEVLKQCGGFAGVRGSVFPEEQFAKTLFRKGRYRFVMADRRTDLTTRKRLSSQIETSTRTYYPLMKRRPIRVTLISTAIGLLLAPYAYLIWQAIYAFNLYDLQAVAVVSVLCLTIGYLIVMQRTNSKGWWLGIINLPFALLFDLALYNWSMLAFEFGEVNWKGRNVCYPVIEAIPQSEFSKLIP, encoded by the coding sequence ATGAATGCAGAGACGCTGCAGATGGGATGGTGGGGCCTCCTGCTTTTCGCGCTTCTGGTCCAACTGATCATGCTACCCCTGGAGGTATTCTGGTTGCGACATCGTGCTCTCGGAGCCTTCGTTGCTGCTATCTATTTCTCCATGGTTCCCCTAACGTTCATCCTCGACTATCCAGTCCTTGCCTCTGTCCTGATGGCGGCACCGCTTCTCTATCTGATGGCTAACGCCCTTCGCTGGTCGCTAGGACGCTTTAACGAACACTACCAACGCCACTCGGTCCTTAGAAGCGCAGTCTGGTTAACTCTGGTGGCGCTACTTCTGTCTATCTACGTCGATTACCTGGATCATCGTATCTGGCAGGATACAATCGCGACGGTACTGTTACTCAATTTAGCCGTCAGTTTGTATGTTCTCTACCGGGCTACATGGGTCGATCGCCACTACTACACCGGTATAATCAAGCCTTCGTATCGGCTCGCCAAACTACCGGCAGTAACGTTGGCCATACCGGCTCGAAACGAGACCGATACTCTCGAAGATAACCTGAAAGGTGCGATCAGTTCTGACTATCCAAAGCTAGAGATTCTGGTGCTCGATGATTGCTCGCAGGACCGGACAGCTCGGGTTATCCGGAGCTTTGCTCATCAAGGTGTTCGTTTCGTCAAAGGTGAAGCGCCGGCTGAGGGCTGGCTTGGCAAGAATAAGGCCTGCGAGCTGCTAGCCAAAGAGGCCAGTGGAGACATTATCATCTTTGCAGGTGTCGACACCCACCTTGGCCCTGTCACTGTCAGCCAGCTGGTCACCTATATGGCACGCACAAAAGCCGACATGATCTCCGTTCTGCCCCGCCGAAGACGGCTCGATTTTCTGCCCATCTTCCTGCAGCCACTAAGAGACTTCTGGCAAGTTATGATACCGCTTAGAACAGGCCAGGTACCGGTTGCCAGCCAGTGCTGGATGATTAAGAGTGAGGTTCTAAAACAGTGCGGCGGATTTGCCGGCGTACGAGGTAGCGTCTTTCCTGAAGAACAGTTCGCCAAGACCCTCTTTCGTAAAGGTCGCTACCGATTCGTGATGGCAGACCGTCGGACGGACCTAACGACCAGAAAACGCCTCTCCAGTCAGATAGAGACAAGCACTCGGACCTACTATCCACTCATGAAGCGTCGACCCATCCGAGTCACCTTGATATCGACAGCGATCGGTCTACTACTGGCTCCGTACGCTTATCTTATTTGGCAGGCTATCTACGCCTTTAACCTCTATGACTTACAGGCTGTCGCCGTCGTCAGTGTTCTCTGCCTGACCATCGGCTACCTAATCGTCATGCAGCGGACCAACTCGAAGGGGTGGTGGCTAGGCATTATTAATCTGCCGTTTGCGCTACTCTTCGACCTCGCTCTCTATAATTGGTCGATGCTCGCTTTCGAGTTCGGCGAAGTGAACTGGAAGGGCCGGAACGTCTGCTATCCGGTTATCGAAGCCATCCCTCAATCCGAGTTCTCTAAACTGATTCCCTGA
- a CDS encoding ATP-binding protein, with product MDYMNSFLELNERMSRILQTVAVSFSLIPILITTFIKYHELSSISFHPWAYWVSLVGFLIISVSQFIVRPTTNRRCQVYVVGFTILGLIISVFVAGYNNGIFMIGWLMLIIVADLFFNRAALILSWLIFVTSIIWWRFMHPGLANDMLAEILVESLFIGFIAMFVSYIREIIGIRGSQLEKTREQEQLERERLVTLINSMGDGVIAFNEHGTIRIFNAATLNLLDTNADLTGRSVDVILNLRDPGGSRVKLTKLAKGLAGNKVLTDLKHAFSDKEMINLYINISPINLGYKRRGERGYILIMRDITKEKTLEEEHDEFIAVVSHELRTPIAIAEGNLSNALLLEQKEVSRQIITDALQDSHEQILFLAKMINDLSTLSRAERGIGKDDIEPVDIYRLLDELHSNYQPQAAKKNLRLTTKALSKIDPLKTNKLYIEEILQNFITNSIKYTSKGGVTVTAEQDQAHRVIFTVKDTGIGISKTDQKHVFEKFFRSEDYRTRESSGTGLGLYLVQKLAPLINARIDFTSRLNHGSVFTIVVSPITAPSKEAKQVVTASPTAPTVSP from the coding sequence ATGGACTACATGAATTCGTTCCTGGAGCTAAACGAACGAATGTCGCGCATCCTCCAGACGGTGGCTGTCTCTTTTTCGCTCATACCCATTCTTATTACCACGTTCATCAAGTACCACGAACTTAGCTCGATCAGCTTCCATCCGTGGGCATACTGGGTCTCACTTGTCGGCTTTCTTATCATCAGCGTCTCCCAGTTTATTGTCAGACCAACCACCAATCGAAGGTGCCAAGTCTATGTCGTTGGCTTCACGATTCTTGGTCTGATCATTAGCGTGTTCGTTGCCGGATACAACAACGGCATCTTCATGATCGGTTGGCTCATGCTGATCATCGTCGCCGATCTCTTCTTCAATAGAGCTGCACTAATTCTCTCGTGGCTGATCTTTGTAACCAGTATCATTTGGTGGCGCTTTATGCACCCTGGTCTAGCGAACGATATGCTGGCAGAGATCCTCGTAGAATCACTCTTCATCGGCTTTATCGCAATGTTCGTTTCCTATATCCGCGAGATCATAGGTATTCGTGGAAGTCAGCTCGAAAAAACCAGAGAACAGGAGCAACTCGAGCGGGAACGTCTCGTCACCCTCATAAACAGCATGGGTGACGGAGTCATCGCTTTTAACGAGCATGGTACAATCCGTATCTTTAACGCCGCCACTTTAAACCTGCTCGATACTAACGCCGACCTAACGGGACGATCGGTAGATGTCATTCTAAACCTGCGCGATCCAGGTGGCTCTAGGGTTAAGTTGACCAAATTAGCAAAAGGGTTGGCTGGCAATAAGGTGCTGACTGACTTGAAACACGCCTTCTCGGACAAGGAGATGATCAATCTCTATATCAACATTTCGCCTATCAACCTCGGGTACAAGCGACGTGGCGAGCGCGGTTATATTCTTATCATGCGCGATATCACCAAAGAGAAAACACTCGAAGAAGAGCACGACGAATTTATTGCCGTTGTCAGCCACGAACTACGTACGCCGATCGCTATCGCTGAAGGCAACTTGTCTAACGCACTCTTGCTTGAACAGAAGGAAGTTTCGCGTCAGATTATCACTGACGCCCTTCAAGACTCGCATGAGCAGATACTCTTCCTAGCCAAAATGATCAACGATCTTTCGACGCTCTCGCGGGCAGAACGAGGGATAGGTAAAGATGATATCGAGCCTGTCGACATCTACCGGCTGCTCGATGAACTTCACTCAAACTATCAGCCCCAGGCCGCCAAGAAGAACCTTAGACTAACCACCAAGGCGCTGAGCAAGATCGATCCCCTAAAGACGAACAAACTCTATATCGAAGAGATACTTCAGAACTTTATCACCAACTCAATCAAATACACCTCAAAAGGCGGCGTAACAGTCACAGCTGAACAAGATCAAGCCCACAGAGTTATATTTACCGTTAAGGATACCGGCATCGGTATCAGCAAGACTGATCAAAAACATGTCTTTGAAAAATTCTTCCGGTCTGAGGACTACCGAACCCGCGAAAGCTCAGGAACAGGACTGGGGCTTTACCTCGTTCAGAAGCTCGCTCCTCTTATTAACGCCCGGATCGATTTTACGAGCCGCCTCAATCACGGGTCGGTCTTCACCATCGTCGTCTCCCCGATAACGGCACCTAGCAAAGAAGCAAAGCAGGTAGTGACAGCCTCTCCCACAGCACCAACCGTCTCCCCGTAA
- a CDS encoding SprT family zinc-dependent metalloprotease, with translation MKNLVINDEEFGAITVRFNSRARRIIMRLNTNGSLLITAPHRRYLPDVERFIESSRDRLRTQRIQQKSDMVIFRDGQLIGKHHTLSLLRADVPSVQSRTSESKVLVKYPGWLEAESKEVQDVVTAAVKKALRRQAKLLLPLYVADRAKQRGLGYETVRVNSAKSRWGSCTTNRRISLNLWLLMLPDELIDYVVCHELCHLIHPNHGEEFWQEVASFVPDYLAKRRLLKTYHPLG, from the coding sequence ATGAAGAATCTCGTCATTAATGACGAAGAGTTTGGGGCTATCACAGTCCGATTCAACAGCCGAGCTAGACGCATCATTATGCGCCTTAACACTAATGGTTCCCTGCTAATCACCGCTCCTCATCGAAGGTATCTTCCTGATGTTGAACGCTTCATCGAATCGTCGCGGGACAGACTCCGGACACAGCGTATCCAGCAGAAGAGTGACATGGTTATCTTTCGAGACGGCCAGCTGATCGGCAAACATCACACTCTTTCACTGCTGCGCGCTGACGTCCCGTCGGTCCAGTCACGAACGTCCGAATCGAAAGTTCTCGTTAAGTACCCAGGATGGCTTGAAGCCGAGAGTAAGGAGGTCCAGGATGTCGTTACTGCCGCTGTCAAGAAAGCCCTCCGCCGTCAAGCCAAACTGCTGTTACCGTTATACGTTGCCGACAGGGCCAAACAGCGCGGGTTGGGATACGAGACCGTTCGAGTTAACAGCGCCAAGTCGCGGTGGGGGAGTTGTACGACAAACCGCAGGATCAGTCTCAACCTATGGCTTCTGATGCTACCTGACGAGCTGATCGATTACGTAGTCTGCCATGAGCTTTGCCACCTTATCCATCCCAATCACGGCGAGGAATTTTGGCAGGAAGTTGCCAGCTTCGTGCCCGATTACTTAGCTAAGCGTCGCCTCCTCAAAACCTACCATCCACTCGGCTAA
- a CDS encoding ATP-binding protein, giving the protein MKQFDLPQPILYILIGLPGAGKSWFAKQFAETHQLARVSEDAIRYAIASDQQPVEAESEEVDRLAHLMSEELLRTGRSFIYDANSSRRSKRTELIQSARKAGYQTLTVWVQTDADTSLARAGRRVHTPESSMPVLDEETFNQLAKRLTPPTSQNSEPYVVISGKHTYSTQAHALHTRILRLYYGDREKENGERPRTNGEVSLKDAPIPHPKTTPKRTHFDISRPINVRGHEESRH; this is encoded by the coding sequence ATGAAACAGTTTGATCTGCCACAACCAATTCTCTATATACTGATCGGACTTCCGGGTGCAGGGAAGTCGTGGTTTGCTAAGCAGTTTGCCGAGACACATCAACTAGCCCGGGTCAGCGAGGATGCAATTCGTTACGCCATCGCGAGCGATCAGCAGCCAGTTGAGGCCGAGAGTGAGGAAGTAGATCGTCTAGCCCACCTCATGTCCGAGGAGCTCCTCCGAACTGGCCGCAGTTTCATCTATGACGCCAACTCAAGTCGTCGCAGCAAACGTACAGAACTGATCCAGTCGGCTCGTAAAGCGGGCTACCAGACGTTAACCGTCTGGGTCCAGACTGACGCGGATACCTCGCTGGCAAGAGCTGGACGACGAGTTCATACCCCTGAGAGTTCGATGCCGGTCCTTGATGAAGAAACCTTTAACCAACTCGCTAAGCGCCTCACACCACCAACCTCTCAAAACAGCGAACCGTACGTCGTTATAAGCGGCAAACACACCTACAGCACGCAGGCTCACGCCTTGCACACTCGGATACTCCGCCTCTACTATGGTGACCGGGAAAAAGAGAACGGTGAGAGGCCACGAACCAACGGTGAGGTTAGTCTGAAAGACGCCCCGATTCCACACCCCAAAACGACACCGAAACGGACTCATTTCGACATCTCCAGACCGATAAACGTGCGAGGCCATGAAGAATCTCGTCATTAA
- a CDS encoding RNA methyltransferase — protein sequence MLITSPQNPRIKELVKLKNRRKRDERKVVLIEGYRAVLSALENNFKLSEIYYCPDLYLGENETKLVELAIKGGAKDFQTTKDVFIKIAYRDRPEGIIAIAPQVHHKLEDLKVDDHSLFLVAEAIEKPGNLGTMLRSSDAARISGVIVCDPRTDVYNPNVVRASIGTLFTVPIVTTNTEEFVLWKDKHDITTLATTPSATTIYTDVDMTGRVALILGTEQVGLSDEWLEMADEKILIPMYGQADSLNVSAATTLVLFEAVRQRRLKGILS from the coding sequence ATGTTAATCACCAGCCCTCAGAATCCTCGGATTAAAGAACTCGTCAAACTCAAGAATCGTCGCAAACGAGATGAACGAAAAGTCGTCTTAATTGAGGGCTATCGTGCTGTGCTCTCTGCCCTTGAAAATAACTTCAAGCTTAGCGAAATCTACTACTGCCCAGACCTTTATCTTGGTGAGAACGAAACAAAACTGGTGGAGCTGGCCATCAAAGGCGGTGCCAAAGACTTTCAGACAACCAAAGACGTCTTTATAAAGATCGCCTACCGAGATAGGCCCGAAGGCATAATCGCTATTGCTCCGCAGGTACACCATAAGCTGGAAGACCTTAAAGTTGATGACCACTCCCTCTTTTTAGTAGCTGAAGCCATCGAGAAACCGGGTAATCTCGGTACGATGCTCAGATCCTCAGACGCGGCCCGCATTAGTGGTGTAATAGTCTGTGATCCGAGGACTGACGTCTATAACCCGAATGTTGTCCGGGCCAGTATCGGCACTCTCTTTACTGTGCCGATTGTAACGACGAATACTGAAGAATTTGTCCTATGGAAAGATAAGCATGACATCACAACCCTGGCCACGACCCCGTCAGCGACTACTATCTATACCGATGTCGATATGACCGGCAGGGTCGCCCTCATTTTAGGTACAGAGCAAGTTGGCCTTTCCGACGAATGGCTTGAGATGGCTGATGAAAAGATCCTTATCCCGATGTATGGTCAGGCTGATTCGCTCAACGTCTCAGCAGCGACAACCCTCGTGCTCTTCGAGGCGGTCAGGCAGCGACGACTCAAGGGCATTCTGAGCTAG
- a CDS encoding LamG domain-containing protein, with amino-acid sequence MGDSPLPDNGDKLTSSTEVKEAQTVGSEPIVLTPKQVENTPVDEAPLTDFAAHTGEATIPKPLLNSLLVRMVGFGLLAAAIVFLVAFFLIRATNHYVVERSNLNAVSIPLKNLPNTATTSSPSDQSVSVNGTLRVTNTVVVEPSKQPSSPTAGQLYFNQTNNMLEYYNGSSFQTIQGSGTPAAPGATTNVNNIFNSTVGSTGNLSASGATTGSLAVFNGSTLVGNSLITQNGQSTVIGGNVVQVGTGGASDVTVGSVNATSATTIQAGTGGMALLTGAATSASGTISIISGDSSTTSAGNVSLDTGASAITGVTLGSWDFETASQVNDWSNNYIGFFTLTQDCTVAHTGSCSMNQTGFGTGGGSDVFMQQEANHFTLTPFHQYVFSAWVKAATTAAPITAFTFGITNCDAAAQNDSSTQWTHVTWSCVDPAGVTTGWLILGFGSATTETHYWDDISATDVSASSTAAIVSLGATNAQEVTIGNINQIDPTSIYGAGISINSGLQSITEKGTALFKPNVDGTSAFQVENASGGTQFNIDTTNNIVSSGDTMVINTPSGCNYANYGTYLMTFSPSAYWKLEDSGGTAADSSGNNDTGTLSNVTTGITPGPFSCATGHTAMSFNAPNTSTITTATSFTSPTTYTQIALFKTSNQGLLIGDRDNVDSNYDRELYVGNDGKLHTRIFSSINGNDDINSPSTVNDGNWHMAVATESNAGLYLYLDGNLVAHNTADTSPQGYTGSWWMGHDNNFTNFTGDLGEVAVVPTALTAGQVANLATDAGLYSGNLSSLGIGTNTPGANLDDEGSALFKDSANSTTALQIENSTGVPLLAADTTNMAFNVYGSAIFEDSTASTTAFQIENGSGVPLFTADTSGANITVSGPSSTNFATFYLTNTHLESTQTTPPNISNPLNCGTGTGDTAALTAGSTDTAGSFTITTGSTGSPTTCDTTITFHFGSANAPKSIIVVGTGNAASAARQIYVSGSMAATFTTSFGVSSGVTNSTTYTFDYLVVE; translated from the coding sequence ATGGGCGATTCGCCGTTGCCAGATAATGGCGACAAACTGACGAGTTCGACAGAGGTAAAAGAGGCTCAGACGGTTGGATCAGAGCCTATTGTTCTAACCCCAAAACAGGTTGAGAATACCCCAGTTGATGAGGCGCCACTTACTGACTTTGCAGCACATACCGGTGAGGCAACTATCCCGAAGCCACTACTTAATAGCCTCCTCGTCAGAATGGTTGGATTCGGGCTACTTGCTGCAGCAATTGTTTTCTTGGTTGCATTTTTCCTCATACGGGCGACAAATCACTATGTTGTTGAGAGAAGCAACCTAAATGCCGTCAGTATTCCGCTAAAGAATCTGCCGAACACTGCGACGACCTCAAGCCCATCTGACCAATCCGTATCTGTAAACGGCACCCTTCGAGTTACGAACACGGTCGTTGTTGAGCCGTCCAAGCAGCCGTCGAGCCCGACGGCCGGTCAGCTCTACTTCAACCAGACAAACAATATGCTCGAATACTATAACGGGTCATCATTCCAAACGATTCAGGGTTCGGGTACCCCCGCCGCCCCTGGAGCTACTACCAATGTGAATAATATCTTTAACAGTACTGTCGGGAGCACAGGTAATCTGTCGGCTTCCGGCGCGACTACAGGAAGCTTGGCCGTGTTTAATGGTAGTACGCTAGTTGGAAATTCGCTCATAACTCAAAATGGACAGTCGACGGTGATCGGAGGAAATGTAGTCCAGGTCGGTACAGGGGGAGCCTCGGATGTGACTGTCGGCTCGGTCAACGCCACCAGCGCAACCACGATACAAGCGGGTACAGGCGGTATGGCTCTTTTGACTGGTGCTGCTACAAGTGCAAGCGGTACCATTTCGATTATAAGTGGTGACTCATCGACGACTTCTGCGGGGAACGTGTCGTTAGATACAGGAGCTAGTGCGATTACCGGAGTGACGTTGGGTAGCTGGGACTTTGAGACCGCTAGCCAGGTAAACGACTGGTCGAATAACTATATCGGTTTCTTTACGCTTACTCAGGACTGCACAGTCGCCCACACCGGTAGCTGTAGCATGAACCAGACCGGATTCGGAACCGGCGGAGGCAGCGACGTATTTATGCAGCAAGAGGCCAACCACTTTACCCTGACGCCTTTTCACCAGTACGTCTTTAGTGCCTGGGTAAAGGCTGCCACAACGGCCGCACCGATCACGGCGTTTACATTTGGTATCACCAATTGTGACGCTGCGGCTCAGAACGACAGTTCGACACAGTGGACGCATGTTACCTGGTCGTGTGTCGACCCTGCCGGTGTCACAACAGGCTGGTTGATACTCGGCTTCGGTTCGGCAACGACAGAGACCCACTACTGGGATGACATATCCGCTACAGACGTCAGTGCATCCTCAACTGCAGCCATAGTCTCTTTGGGTGCAACGAACGCTCAGGAAGTAACAATTGGCAATATCAACCAGATCGATCCGACATCAATCTATGGTGCTGGGATCAGTATCAACAGCGGCTTGCAATCGATCACTGAGAAAGGAACCGCACTCTTCAAACCTAACGTAGACGGCACCAGCGCCTTCCAAGTCGAAAATGCTTCGGGGGGTACGCAGTTCAATATCGACACTACAAATAATATCGTCAGTTCAGGCGATACGATGGTTATTAACACCCCCAGCGGCTGCAACTACGCTAACTATGGGACCTATCTGATGACGTTCAGCCCATCAGCCTACTGGAAACTCGAAGATTCGGGTGGGACGGCTGCTGATAGTTCCGGCAATAATGACACTGGAACCTTATCCAATGTAACAACAGGCATAACACCAGGACCGTTCTCGTGCGCAACCGGGCATACCGCCATGAGCTTCAATGCTCCAAACACCAGCACTATCACCACCGCCACTTCATTTACCAGCCCAACTACATACACCCAGATCGCACTATTTAAGACCTCGAACCAGGGCTTACTGATCGGTGACCGGGACAATGTCGACTCAAACTATGACCGAGAACTCTACGTTGGCAACGACGGGAAGTTGCATACCAGAATCTTCAGCTCAATCAACGGCAACGATGATATCAACAGCCCTTCGACAGTCAACGATGGTAACTGGCACATGGCGGTCGCGACCGAATCAAATGCCGGTTTGTATCTTTATCTCGACGGTAACCTGGTAGCACATAATACAGCCGACACCTCTCCGCAGGGTTATACCGGTTCATGGTGGATGGGCCACGATAATAACTTCACCAACTTTACCGGCGATCTCGGTGAAGTAGCCGTCGTACCAACTGCATTAACAGCCGGTCAGGTTGCCAATCTAGCAACTGATGCTGGCCTCTACAGTGGCAACCTATCGTCACTCGGCATCGGCACGAATACTCCAGGCGCCAACTTAGATGACGAAGGATCTGCATTGTTTAAGGACTCAGCCAATTCAACGACGGCCCTTCAGATTGAGAATAGTACTGGGGTCCCGCTTCTCGCTGCGGATACTACCAATATGGCCTTTAACGTTTACGGAAGTGCCATATTTGAAGACTCGACCGCTTCAACAACAGCGTTCCAAATCGAAAACGGATCAGGCGTTCCCTTATTTACAGCTGATACCTCTGGCGCCAACATAACTGTTAGTGGCCCATCCTCAACCAATTTTGCTACATTCTATCTCACAAATACTCACCTCGAATCGACTCAGACAACTCCTCCTAATATCTCAAACCCGCTTAACTGCGGCACAGGCACCGGAGACACAGCGGCACTTACTGCCGGTTCAACAGACACCGCCGGCTCGTTTACGATAACGACCGGGAGTACCGGCTCGCCAACAACATGCGACACTACAATCACATTCCATTTTGGTTCCGCGAATGCGCCGAAGTCGATTATCGTTGTCGGCACTGGTAACGCCGCCTCCGCAGCCAGGCAGATATACGTTTCAGGCTCAATGGCAGCGACGTTCACCACCAGTTTCGGAGTTAGCTCAGGAGTTACAAACAGTACAACGTATACGTTTGACTACCTGGTTGTGGAGTGA
- a CDS encoding methylated-DNA--[protein]-cysteine S-methyltransferase has product MTEFQKSVLNVVSMVPSGKVISYGQIATYLGSPRAARQVGWAMRSLEGAPDFPWWRVLNNQGVITIKGTQHASKQLQKEMLEAEGVEVGDDYQLDMARYRFYLN; this is encoded by the coding sequence ATGACCGAGTTCCAGAAGTCAGTACTTAACGTTGTCAGCATGGTGCCATCCGGTAAAGTCATCAGCTATGGCCAGATAGCTACATATCTGGGTTCTCCGCGGGCCGCGCGGCAGGTTGGCTGGGCCATGCGTAGTCTTGAGGGTGCACCAGATTTCCCCTGGTGGCGTGTTCTAAATAACCAGGGCGTTATTACCATCAAGGGTACCCAGCATGCCTCCAAACAGCTTCAAAAGGAGATGCTTGAAGCTGAAGGCGTAGAAGTTGGCGATGATTATCAGTTGGACATGGCTCGCTATCGTTTTTACCTCAACTGA
- the rpmG gene encoding 50S ribosomal protein L33 — protein sequence MPKKTKSKKKGNVQVITLQCTVDKKHRVQTIKNVKNSPDKLTLRKYNSNLRQYTLHEEIKTKSGNKNNKNK from the coding sequence ATGCCGAAGAAGACAAAATCTAAGAAGAAGGGTAACGTCCAGGTTATCACTCTCCAATGCACTGTGGACAAGAAGCATCGTGTCCAGACTATTAAGAACGTCAAAAACAGCCCCGATAAGCTAACTCTTCGCAAGTATAACTCCAATCTCCGTCAGTACACGTTGCACGAAGAGATCAAGACCAAGAGCGGAAACAAGAATAACAAAAACAAGTAG
- a CDS encoding tetratricopeptide repeat protein: MYSIIFVILAGIMALYASTRATHLLKPMQAKTGGRLQKLWQDFHIGVSEKKYLRAEKALLTILRADQRNAMAYSRLGILYAKQKAYADAIECFEIAQSIEPMASSLHNLGLIYYETEQHQNAAHAFERALEMEDDLAARHIAYAKVQEKLGNQKRVVESLERAVHLEPNPQTFALLIDAYERIGENEKAKTLKEKIEKLKASAPTTQRVQQPRRVVM; the protein is encoded by the coding sequence ATGTACTCTATTATCTTCGTTATTTTGGCAGGCATCATGGCTCTCTACGCGAGCACAAGGGCAACCCACCTTCTTAAGCCGATGCAGGCCAAGACCGGTGGGCGCCTCCAGAAGCTCTGGCAGGACTTTCACATAGGTGTTAGTGAGAAGAAGTATTTGCGCGCTGAGAAGGCTCTTCTGACGATTCTTCGGGCCGACCAGCGAAACGCGATGGCCTATAGTCGTCTCGGTATCCTCTACGCCAAGCAGAAAGCCTACGCCGATGCCATTGAATGCTTCGAAATCGCCCAGAGCATTGAACCGATGGCCTCCAGCCTTCATAACCTGGGGCTGATCTACTATGAGACCGAGCAACACCAAAACGCAGCCCATGCCTTTGAGCGTGCGCTAGAGATGGAGGACGACTTAGCCGCCAGACATATTGCCTACGCCAAAGTCCAGGAAAAGCTCGGTAACCAGAAGCGAGTCGTTGAATCACTTGAGCGAGCCGTCCACTTAGAGCCAAACCCACAAACCTTTGCTTTGCTCATAGACGCCTACGAACGCATAGGTGAAAACGAGAAAGCCAAGACGTTAAAAGAGAAGATCGAAAAGCTCAAGGCAAGTGCCCCAACTACCCAAAGGGTCCAGCAACCACGCCGAGTGGTAATGTAG
- a CDS encoding AAA family ATPase codes for MQDDNPILHAQTATLLTSLARDLPQAIMLSGPRGVGKRYVTEKWLTRTGGFSKLRLRIIEPLEAKKGIAIEQIRDLYRASRAKQDEDQVFILDGADTMSLGAQNAFLKLLEEPNSSTHFVLLSHLPQQLLPTIRSRVQEVNIYPLETAQLEDFLRQTYPKLSKEAIQQILFVSRGRIGLASLLAQDKELLDEYRNQAAVAKEFLLGSKLDRLKIVGNLGNDRERALTILELVVQMARSLLHKAKTSPQTLNWASKIDLAEEVANRLVANGNIKAQLTYLALSL; via the coding sequence ATGCAAGACGATAATCCTATCCTCCACGCTCAGACGGCCACCCTGCTTACCAGCCTAGCCCGAGATCTGCCGCAGGCCATTATGCTGAGTGGACCTCGCGGGGTTGGTAAGCGCTATGTCACAGAGAAGTGGCTCACGAGAACGGGTGGCTTTTCAAAGTTGAGGCTGCGAATTATTGAGCCGCTTGAAGCAAAGAAGGGGATCGCAATCGAACAGATACGAGACCTCTATCGGGCGAGCAGAGCTAAGCAGGACGAAGACCAAGTTTTCATTCTCGACGGTGCCGATACTATGTCGCTTGGAGCTCAAAACGCCTTTCTGAAGCTGCTGGAGGAGCCAAACTCTTCGACGCATTTCGTTCTACTCTCGCATCTACCGCAACAGCTTCTTCCGACCATCCGTTCTCGCGTCCAGGAAGTTAATATCTACCCTCTCGAGACCGCCCAGCTCGAAGATTTTCTCAGGCAGACGTACCCAAAGCTCTCCAAAGAAGCTATTCAACAGATCCTCTTTGTTTCAAGAGGTAGGATCGGGCTGGCCTCGTTACTGGCTCAGGATAAAGAGCTACTCGACGAATATCGCAATCAAGCAGCAGTTGCGAAAGAGTTTTTACTTGGTTCCAAGCTAGATCGCCTCAAAATAGTCGGTAACCTGGGGAACGATCGGGAGAGAGCACTCACAATCCTGGAACTCGTCGTCCAGATGGCCCGGAGTCTACTTCATAAGGCTAAAACATCACCCCAAACACTCAATTGGGCTTCCAAAATCGACCTAGCCGAGGAGGTGGCCAACCGGCTTGTAGCCAATGGTAATATCAAAGCACAGCTGACCTATCTCGCACTCTCACTCTGA